One Carya illinoinensis cultivar Pawnee chromosome 5, C.illinoinensisPawnee_v1, whole genome shotgun sequence genomic window, CGGGTAGTAAGAGAGCTCTCAAGCATATGACAGGGTTTTCGGAAGATTTCATTCCCTTCAAATATTTAGGGGTGCCTATTATTCTAGGGAGACATAAACAAGTGTGGTGGAGATGGTTAAAGTCTGGAATAAAATAAgtacttggaagatgaagactCTATCCTTGGGAGGCCACCTTATTCTACTTTGGCATGTGCTATCTAGTATGACATTGCATTTGTTTGCTATTTTGCAAGTACCTCATTCAATCATTAAAGAGTTACTTCACTTGATAAGTACTTTCTTTTGGAGAAAGGCTAATGGTATAGGCAAGAAAAAATGGGTGGCTTGGCATAACATGTGTAAACCAAAAGAAGGTGGTTTGGGTTTACGTAACCTGGATAAAATTCAAAAGGCGTTGCACATGAGATTCACGTGGAATTTAATCTAGGATATTTCTCTTTGGGCTCAATTCTTTAAAGGAAAATATGTGGGTTCCAAACCTTGGACCCTCTTTGATTTGAACAAGGGTATAAGATTTTGGAAGATgattgttaaaaatattatgttggTTCTTGATAATTCTAAGTGGTGTCTTAGGAAAGGTAACCTTTTcttttggtatgataaatggTGGGATCAGGGTCCTTTAGTCAATGACTTTCTGATTGTGGACCGACCTATGATTAAAGTTATGGATTGTAAACTGTCTAATTCGTGGGATGTGGATTTTTTGTCTCGATTAGTGTGGCATGACAATGTCAATGATATTCTTGATTCTCTAACTGTTTGTTAAAAGGGGCTCGGACATGTTGATTTTGGACGAAGCATGATAGTGGTTGTTTTTCTACTAGATCAGCTTGGGACTGTATCCGTATAAAAAGTTAGCATAAGCTGATTCCTCTAAAGGTCTCAGTTTCTATGTGGAAAGCTTGGAATAATGCATGAAGCGTTGATGATCATCTTAGTCAAATTGGTATCCCGGTAAGTATGAAAACCAAAATCATGTGCTATTCGAAGGAGATTTTGCTACTCGGGTGTGGCAATATTATGGTGCTATTTTTGGACTACCTCTTGGCGGCACTTGGAAGGAGACAGTGGCTTAATGGTTTCGTAGGACATCCTCTTCTTCTCAAGTGGAAATTATTGTGGTGCTTCTtgcttcttttctctcttggcGTCTTTGGCGTCAAAGATGTGTCACTCGCATGGAGGGTAGGCTCGAGCCCTTCAGTGTGGTTTGGCAATCTATCCAACATTGGATTAGTTCGGTCTGTCAAGACATTCACAAGGTTTCTAAGGTTTTGCTTGGCCCCTGAAAATTctcaaatgagaattttgagttttaagattaaatattaaattattatattttaatattattattgtattgggatttgaaaaagttaagaaaaagttaaattgtttattatattttgtatggggatttgagaaagttgtaatgatgagatgagaattttatgtatgagatgaaaatttcttggggccaagcagaacctaaatGTTCTAGACATGATTTGCAGGTTTTACATTCTTTGTCTATTCCTGCTTTAGTTCCGTCAAGGTGAAGTCCTAAGTTGGTGGCCTGGAACAAGCCCAATCAAGGTCGGTTCAAGTTCAATATAGATGGTAGCAGTTTTGGTAATCCTAGACCCTTTGGGTTGGGTGGTATTATCAGAGATGATCATGATGACTTGATTCATGCCTTTGCTTCTTCTATAGGTGTTGGTTCAAATAATATAGCTGAGTTGTTAGCTCTTCTGTATAGTCTTAAAGCTTACAAAAGCCTAGGGATTGGTTTTGTGGAAATTGAACTAGACTCTCAAGTGATGGTGTTGTGGTGGAATAGAAGGAGATATGGGGTATGGTATTTGGAAGACTTTTAGGAGGAAATTAATCCCATTATGGATTTGATGGTTTGTTTCGTGCAACATATTTTCAGAGAGGGTATTAAAGTTGCAGATTGGCTTACAAAGTATGGTGCAATGGGTTAACACATGGAGTGGCATACTATTGGGgatgttccaaggttgcttaaTGGTCTCATTCGTTTGGATAAGATGGGTCTTACTTCCACTCATTACTATCAATTTTCCTTTAGTTGATTAGGGCCTTTTGGTTTGATCTTATATTGCTTTATCTTTTTACGTGTGCTAACCTTGGTTTTTTGCATGTCATTCTATGTTCcttttatttatatgtgtgtTTTTTCCTTGCACGTTTTGATTTTGGcttgtgttggttttggtttagtttctttttttttcctgaactttttgtagattttgtattttttgggttttaggTTTGTTTTTTGATGCCTGAGACTTGTTTCTCTTTGCTTCTTTGGAATTCCCAGGCATTACAGTTGTAACCAAGGTTGTCCTCTACTACAAGTGAGGGCTATCAATAATATTGACGCAATGATGGCTAATTTTTGATGGGGGCAGAGgaagaaggaaaggaagaaaCATTGGCTTAGTTGGCAGAAGTTGTGTGATTCGAAGGGGTAGGGAGGCTTGGGTTTTAAATCTCTACATGCTTTTAATTTGGCTTTATTAGCAAAACAGAGTTGGCGCATATTGAAGGAACCGAATTCTCTGTTGCATAAAATTTACAAAGCTTGATACTTTCCTCATGGTTCTCTACTTGAGGCTGGACTAGGAAGAACACCATCTTTTGCATGGCAAAGCATCTTTGAAGCTACGAAGGTACTGAAACAAGGCTGTGAATGGAAGATTGGGGATGGGAAAACAGCAAGACTGTTGAAAGATCCTTGGATCCCTGGCCACCAAGCTTTGATGTAGGAACATATTGACCTTAGCGTTGATTTTCAAGAAGCCTTTGTGGATAGATTGATTGATACTCAAACTGGTGGGTGGAATGTGACACAACTAAgggctctcttcaatccaaaccTAGTGGCTGGCATTTTGAAGGTGCCTCTCTATACTAGTAACCAACCAGATCAGTGGATTTGGGCTCAAGATAGGAGTGGAAAGTTTACTGCAAGGAGTTGTTATCGGCTGGTTATGGAGAGGAAAAATGGTACCATTGAAAAATGCTCAAACtcaaactagttgaggaaattCTGGAAGGCATTGTGGAAAATGCAAGTccctaataaaaaatatttgcatgGAGGGCATGCAAAGAGGGACTACCTTCAAAACAGGCCTTGCACAAAAGACATGTCTTAACCGATGTTTCGTGCTGTTTCTATAGGGAAGAGGCCGAAAATACTGCATATGCTCTTTTTTATTGTTCAACTATCCTCTCTATACGGCATTCTTATGTGCCTATCATGCAATCTTTGGATCAAAATCTTAGTGTTCTACAGGTAGCTATGAAGGTAGTTGAGCAGGGTAATGAAGGGGAATTTGCTTCCATGTTTTGCCTTGTTTGGGGCTTTTGGTGGAGAAGGAACCACATGGTGCATGAGCAGAAAATTGTTAAGGTGCAGCAGGTTGTTGATAATGCTTTAGCTGTGTACAATTCCTACAAGGAAATAAGCCTGCTCCATGACCTATGGTTTGAGCTTTTTATGAATGGAAGCCACCTCCCATAGATTGGTTAAAAGTTAATGTAGATGGGGCAGTTTTTAGAGATATCCACAAGGTTGGGGTGGGGATGGTGCTTTGAAATGATAAGGGAGAAGTTCTATGGGCAGCTACCAAGCTTGAAGATGAAGGAATTAATGCAGAAGCGATTGAACTACTGGCTATATTTCGTGCCTTACAAATGTGTGTGGGTATGAGAATTAATAAGCTTGTAGTGAAGTCAGATTGTTTGATGGCAGTGAAGGTGCTGAATGCAGAAATTGAATGTTCTACTTTGTTGGAGGACCTAGTGCGTGAGATTAAAGAACTTCAGACTTTGTACACTGAATGCCAAATACAGCATGtttaaagagcttcataagctTGCTCGTTTTGCATGGAATGTTGAGTGTATCACAATGTGGTTTGATTGTTTTCTAGGCTTTCTTTCTTAAGCCATTTGACTTGATAAATGTATGtaaactcttattttttaatgaaatgtttGTTTtcctatcaaaatatatatatgcatgcttttaaatgatcctttgattcttttttttttttatatatcattcTCGCTTGCAAAAGAGAGCAATTATTTGGATAATTAAGTAATATATATGGAGTCTTTAATGTTTTTTTGGGGAAATAATCTGaaaagtaaatattataattttaatacatCATTAATGTTTGTAActattttaaaacatatgatttACAAGCAttgttaaaacatatataacttAGTTAATTAACAATctatataatgataaaaaataaaatagagcaaTTGTTTGGTTAGGTAATATGTAatccttagttttttttttttttttacaaagtaATATGTAaactaaatattattaatttaattcattattatgttatttttagaattttaaatattgttatttttatatccaaatatcaaaataatattttatttcataaataGGTCGGAGGAAATTTCTTCGTCCAACCTAAAATAGAGGAAATTTGTCTCTTTAAATACATAAGCTGgctgcaataaaaaaaaaaagaaaatggaagataTCAATTCAACCATAGTTTTGAATTTGGCACCAGCCCAGTTGACATggtcaaaatatttcatttccatAGCATAGCTGATACAGAGAATTATATAGTTTCGTACCGATCAGAATTTCGACCGTTTTGACCCTTACCAGCTGATATTAATTCGgcctttacatttttttatctttttttttattttttatttcttcaaactctaAGGTCATTTTTTGATTCACAATTTAggttaaactatttataatttatattatatgtatttatataaaattttttttatatattgactATTCTGAAATAGTATCCGAAACGATATCGGTATCcaaatatctcatttcaatatTTCTATTGAAATGATTATCGaaacaatattcaaaatattgatgTCAACTACTATTTATTGGTAATATTCGGTTCAGTTTGACCCTTAAGAATtatcatctcaaatttaaaatttttatttcgtcattacaatattttcaaatctccaatataaaatataataaataatttaatttttttaaatctcaaaaaaataataatattaaatcttaaatttaaaatttttatctcaaaattctcaCTTGCATGCCTAATCGACGCTAGAGAACTCGTTGCAACGTAGCAAACCATACCTAGTCGACGCTAGGGAATTCGTTACAAAGTTTGGCACGAAAGCTTGACGGGCAGTTGGACCAGATCGATCCAAACAGGGACTTCAGGACTTAGTACAGGAAGACTGACGGCTGACTGCGTGGCCAATGAACTTTTGAATAAAGTTTGTATCGCTCAAAGTTGGGCGCTACAGTATGtactgttgatttttttttttaaatttaataattaaaaaaataattttcagtatattaatatatttttttattttttaaaaataaaatatgaaaaaaaaaaataaaaaaataactagcaATATAAACGGGCGGAAGAATAACATACTCTTAACTTTTTCCATTAGTTTGATCTTTTACACGACGAGCTATGAGAATTAGCAAAACTCTATCCAATGAACAAAATACATGATTAGGTGGCGGCACACCTGGACTACTCACCTTTGAGTCTATTGTATAACACTTTCACTATtgctaaaagaaaattaatttctttgtaCCCTATTTTCTATTATAGTCGGCCATCAGGACATATTTAAAAGAGTTATACTACTcattatttcaattttcatcattttataatatgatattaaataattaaagattatttattatatttcacttatgaATTTATCATCTAATACTGCTACATCATGGGATggtgagaaaaataataataaataaattttttctatttaaaattgaGGACTAGggccaaaattttaaaagctactaatttgtacttttttttttcttaataatgtaATTATACACTAACCATTGTAAGTGCTTTTATTGATCTTCATTTAGTTTTTCCTTAATATTACACTCTAacaattcttttcttttatataaacttataaggttaattactttttatattaattaaacaaaaataatatttcaagaTGTTTCGGTTTCTTTAGagtcattttatcattttggaAAATTCCTTCCTTGGAGGCCtcttaatattagtttttaaataataatatcaataatatttctttggggatttaagaatttttatttaaatttcataacACATCAGCTGATAGGGAAGTAGAGAAAATAATTGTATACGAGTTTGAAACAACTTTGAATGGAAAAATGTGTACCAGTACTTTGTAACCCGCACGGCATGCTATAGGAATAAGCGAAAACAGCAAAGAAGATTGAAAAGAGAGGACACATGGCGGAAGCAGATGGcaaacataaacaaattgaTATACAAGATTGATGATGAAAAGGAGGGGAATAATTTGTTAAGTGCGTAAGAAGCTTCTGAATAATGTATGGTAAACAAAAAAGAGCACTAAAGAACATGTTAAATATGATACTTATCATGAACAGTGACCCATTAAGTGCATATGAAGCCTTTGGCCGAGAACATGTGGTGAACAAAACGAACACAAAAGAACACATCGAATATCagacttaattattattaatgatGATCAGCTAAGTACATAGGAATCTTTTGGAGAACACATGATTAATGGAGAAGAACACCAAATAATATGTTTAATATATGAGATTTATCATGTACAGAAAAGGGCCACGAGTCATACTAGGAAATCAATACTTGATCTTATGCCAAATGCCAATTACAACATCTTGTACAGTCTGTTAGTTCTCTAATATGAGAAAAATCATATTGAAAAATAGATGTAATTGAGAAAATTTTATAAGAGGTAGAGTTAGCGgaagaacttaaaaaaataaaaaaatagacccCGAAATCGAGCCTGACGTAAGCCAATGACTCTCATACCctatagaaaattgaaataaaatagaataatagatggagaagagagagaggttggTGGACGGAGAAATAGGAAAAAGAGGGAGAATCTCCGGAAAACATCTGATATGGGCCCTTGTTATTTTAAGAATGGGCCCTTGATATTTTAGGAGAGAGTCAAGGAATAGAAATCTCAGACGCAACgtaccgttttttttttttcccgatgcAACGTATCTAGATGCATGCAACGTATCTATATAAAGTAGCTAGCCTTGCATAAGTTGTTTCATTCACGAGTACAAAACTTGATTAAGAACAAGTAGTTATAAGCCAGCTCTCTCCTCCGTTAATTATACACGAAGTTGTTCTCCAAAATGTCTAGTCTTCCAGTTTCAAGGATTCCTACTCAAACCCTGAGCCCAATTTCTGGTGTAAATCGTCCGTTGGCAACTTTCCGTCCAAGCATTTGGGGAGATCATTTCATCTCTTATGGTAGCAAGTCCATGGTACGTAATTGATTATTTGTGAAAGcctgtgtgtgtatatatatattccaatgCGTACGTATAGTCTTCAATTGTACATTATGGTCTATCATCTTTGTGCTGCATGTAGGAGATTACCTCTGAGACCTTGGAGGAAGTTCAAAGGCTGAAGGAAAAAGTGCACAACATGCTGATGGCTCCTGTCGATAACATATCACAAAAGCTGGAGCTGATTGATGCCATCCAACGGTTAGGCGTCTCTTACCATTTTGAAAGTGAGATCGATGACATAATCCAACAAATTCACAACAATGATGACAACACTGGAGACTCTCATGACGACCTCTACACTATTTCTCTCCGTTTTCGCTTACTGAGGCAGCAGGGTTATAACACTCCGAGTGGTAAGTAGTACTCATTAGACtattcaaataaaagaataaagtgTCAAAATCTAATTGCTTGATGGCATATGGCATATGACtcgattttttaaatgaaaaatttgagTTCGTAACCTCaccctttataaaaataaaaaatgaaagaataaaGTAAAAGGCCGCAAAGGTTAATAAATTTAGTTAAAAGATGATTGAGGAATACTAcaataattcataaaatttacaaaaaaaaaaaaaaactatggtaCGCACTGACCTTACCGGTTTGATGAACATTAAAAAATGGAACTAGAGAATGCAACTTGATGGGTGCTTCATCAAAATGCTTATCCGGCACTGTATTGTTTCTTATAGAATATAAATATtggtattgttttgtttacggAAACTTCAGCTGCACAGagcatatatatagtaattgtGCTCGAAGTCATTTGTCGGGGTGATAATGCAGACGTTTTCAGCAAGTTTAAGGACAGTGAAGGTCGGAACTTCAAGGAATCAATTATTCACGATGTGCGAGGTATTTTAAGCCTGTATGAAGCTTCGCATATGAGGGTGCATGGAGAAGATATACTTGATGAAGCACTTCATTTTACTACAACGCAACTCGAGTCGATGGTGAGTAATTTAAACCCTTCTGTTGCTGCACAAGTGCGTCGTGCCTTAGAGCGGCCTCTTCGAAAATGGTTGCCAAGGTTAGAGGCGAGACACTATTTTTCTACCTACCCAGAAACTGCTTCATTTAATGAAGTTGTTCTCAACTTCGCTAAGTTGGATTTTAACATACTACAACGGCTACACCAGAAGGAAGTTTCCGAGCTCTCGAGGTAAATAAGGTCATTCAGACGTAGTATCGCACTtcagtatataatatatacatgttggttttaattttgtatatgcATTTATGGAAAAATTTGATGTCAATTTCCGTTGCAATTTTTGCTTATAAGGTGGTGGAAAGAATATTTAGGGGTCCCGGAAAAGATATCATATGTCCGAGATAGAGTGGTGGAGTTGTACTTCATGTGGATTTTGGGAACGTACTTTGAACCCCAATATTCTCATGGGCGGATGATGCTTGGCAAAGTGGTTTGCTTGGTCTCAATTATTGATGATACATATGATGCCTATGGTACCTTTGAAGAGCTTAAACTCTTTACAGATGCAATTTTAAGGTTAACTTTTTGGCTATTGCATCCGATCCAGAATCAATGTCTTCAAACTTCTTTGTTTCAAGTCATCAGCACAAGAAACttgattgattttattttatttttatttttggtttttaaataaataactttCAGGTGGGATAACTGCTGCATAGAGCAACTCCCAGAGTACATGAAATCTATCTATAAAGCAGTCTTGGATCTTACTAAGGAAATTGAGGAAGAGATGTCCAAGGAAGGAAGGATATACGCCCGTTACTATACAAAGGAAGCAGTACGACATGACGAACAATTAATCACTTTTACTGGCCTAGATCTTTTTCactaaatttgaatttttatagTCTGATTAATATTTTGATGGTTTTTAAAGCAAGCAGTTCAAAACCGTAGCTCAAGCCTACTTTGTTGAAGCCAAATGgatgaaggaaaaatatatacCCACGGTGGAGGAGTACATGAGTAATGCCCTAGTAAGCGGTGGTTACGTTGCAGTTACAACCTTATCTTTTCTTGGCATGCGAGATGCAACAAAGGAGGTCTTCGACTGGTCTTGCAGTAACCCTAAGATTGTTAGAGCAGCAGAAACGATATGCAGACTCATGGATGACCTTGTCTCTTCTGAGGTATACAAGATGGGACGTCCAATATCGATACAACCTattaaaaaaagaggaaaagaaaaagcaaactaCCAATTACTTCAATCATATACTTACTTTGTAGTGATAAATTTGGACACTCTCTCATTGCAGAAAATCAATTTAACTTATGATCTTCGATTATCATTTGGCTGTTCTCATTGAAAGAAGGTAGATTCATTTGGAGGCTAGAAAGTAATCTCAGTCAGAATATTCTCCATGCTAGCTACCCacattaatgcatgcatgtagatgttagtttatgaggatataaaatatataataaaatttgccTTTTTCATTAACTCAACTTTTGGGACAAATAGtaatttcacatttttaatGGTATCAGATCAAAAGTTCTGAATTTGATCTTAGACTCCACATTTTACCATATTAGTTAAATATTCAATATGTTGGCCAAGTCTACTTATGATGGGGGTCTGGTCCACAAGTGAGAGGAAGCCTTAAggatataacatataataggtagattttattatatattttatatcctTAATAATTCCTTTCCCTAGCTCTACATTAAGTAGGCAATGTGCAGACATCAATTTGCCAGTCCCACAAACAAATCTTTTGTCATTGATTTGGAAATTAAATCACtaaatgtttctattttttgttgcaGTTTGAGCAAAAGAGAGGACACGTTGTCTCTGCCATTGACTGCTATATCAAGCAGCACAATGTCACAAGGCATAAGGTAGAAGAAGAATTTAAGAAGCAGATCGAGGATGCATGGAAAGATATTAACAACGAGTTCCTTAAACCTACTCAGGTGCCAAAGCATTTCCTAGAGCGAGTTCTCAATCTCTCACGTGTAATGGATGTTATTTACAAGGATGATGATGGATACACAAAGGTTACACAAGTGCTAATAGATGGTGTCACTTCCTTGCTTGTTGATCCAGTGTAGATATGAGTCTGTTTTAGCGATAAATACTCATTTTCGTATAAAATAAGTGGTAATAATTGCCCAGTTTTCTGACGGCCTATTATATTGATGTGAAATAATGATCAATATCTTAGTTAGCAACACTACTGAATGTATcacttttgatgaataaaagcttctctatatataatatctatgtGTATACTTTATCCATTTGCAACATACAACAACGGACTTTCAACGACAATATTAAGACAAGAAGTAAAATTTGAATTCATAAAGAATGTAGAACTATCATTGCTTGAAAGTATTTCCAGTGGTTTTTATCGCCACAAATAGTCCTAAAATGTTGCAAATATGCGTTATCTAAGGCAGTGATTGTTCTCTTCgtcacaattgaatttttttctaaTGCATAGAAATCACTGAAATAGGTCAATTGCACTGATTATTAACATCACTGCAATGACCTCAATAGCAAGTCTAAGTCGTTTCCGTTGAGCACAAATCGTTGCAATAGCCATTttggtacattttttttttccttcgccCATAGAAATTACATTTTTGGTACCTTTAATTTTCACACTTCatctaaaatataatgtttatcttattaacacataatttatcttatttctGGTTAGTCACTAactaatttttcataattatttagtGATTGACctgaaataatcaaataaatcacGTTTTAACAAAACAAACTACACTTAATTAAgtcatgtaaaataatattgttccaTCATTCATTGTGGAACCCTTTTTAGtcataatattatatgttaatttccAATCCTTTTCACTTACATGAAACGAGCACATAAATTGACTTCTTTCATATCCATTgctatataaaatgaaaatggaatCGATTTAAAATAGAAGTAAAAACAAACCCCAacctatttgtaatttttgcacAAGAAAGGACaataacaaaaccaacaccacaacGACCACAAATAGCAGCAGAAACGATATGCAGACTCATGGATGACCTTGTCTCTTCTGAGGTATATATACAAGATGGGACGTCCAATATCGATACAACCTattaaaaaaagaggaaaagaaaaagcaaactaCCAATTACTTCAATCATATACTTACTTTATAGTGATAAATTTGGACACTCTCTCATTGTAGAAAATCAATTTAACTTATGATCTTCGATTATCATTTGGCTGTTCTCATTGAAAGAAGGTAGATTCATTTGGAGGCTAGAAAGTAATCTCAGTTAGAATATTCTCCATGCTAGCTACCCacattaatgcatgcatgtagatgtTAGTTCATGaggatataaaatatataataaaatttgccTTTTTCATTAACTTCAACTTTTGGGACAAGTagtaatttcacatttttcatgGTATTAGATCAAAAGTTCTGAATTCGAT contains:
- the LOC122311477 gene encoding (-)-germacrene D synthase-like, whose product is MSSLPVSRIPTQTLSPISGVNRPLATFRPSIWGDHFISYGSKSMEITSETLEEVQRLKEKVHNMLMAPVDNISQKLELIDAIQRLGVSYHFESEIDDIIQQIHNNDDNTGDSHDDLYTISLRFRLLRQQGYNTPSDVFSKFKDSEGRNFKESIIHDVRGILSLYEASHMRVHGEDILDEALHFTTTQLESMVSNLNPSVAAQVRRALERPLRKWLPRLEARHYFSTYPETASFNEVVLNFAKLDFNILQRLHQKEVSELSRWWKEYLGVPEKISYVRDRVVELYFMWILGTYFEPQYSHGRMMLGKVVCLVSIIDDTYDAYGTFEELKLFTDAILRWDNCCIEQLPEYMKSIYKAVLDLTKEIEEEMSKEGRIYARYYTKEAFKTVAQAYFVEAKWMKEKYIPTVEEYMSNALVSGGYVAVTTLSFLGMRDATKEVFDWSCSNPKIVRAAETICRLMDDLVSSEFEQKRGHVVSAIDCYIKQHNVTRHKVEEEFKKQIEDAWKDINNEFLKPTQVPKHFLERVLNLSRVMDVIYKDDDGYTKVTQVLIDGVTSLLVDPV